In Verrucomicrobiota bacterium, the sequence GCATTTATTCTCGCCTTCGAACGAGATGATCCGGTCAACCATCAGAAAAGGGTACCGGTGCGGCAACACCGCCATGATATCCTTCGCCTCCATCACCCCGGTACCGCGCGGGATCACCTGCGGTGGCGCCATTGCAAGAATATGTTCGTGACGCTTATGGATTGCCCGGGTGAGTTCGCTGTTTGCACCGTGCCCGGGTTTGATCGCGATGATGTGGCCGGCGATACGGCAGCCGGCCAGGAAGACGTCACCGATGATATCCAGGATCTTATGGCGCACGAACTCGTCCGGATAACGCAACGGTTCCTTGCCCATGACCGACTCGCCCCGGATCACGATTGCATTCTCCAGGCTGCCGCCCTTGATCAGCCCTTTGTCCAGTAACGGTTTGAGGTCCTCGTAAAAGACGAACGTGCGCGCCCGCGCAATCTCCTGCTCGTAGGTTTCGGGCGTGATTTCCAGGGAATGATACTGGGTGAAGCGCCCGGCCGGCCCCACCTGCGTGCAGGAAATCCGGAACCTGTCGTCCGGCACCAGCGTGAGGATTGAACCGCTTTTCGTTTCAACGTGGATCGGTTCACGCACTTCAAATACCCGGCGGATCGCCGGTTGCGCTTCGAGCCCGCATTTCTTGATCAACTCGACGTACGGAATGGCGCTCCCGTCGCCGATGGGCGGCTCATTCGCGTCCATCTCCACAATCGCGTTATCGATCCCCATCCCGTGCAATGCAGACAACACATGCTCGACGGTGTGCGCTTTCACGTTGCCTTCCGCGATCGTGGTGGCGCGTTCGACAAGTTTCACGTGATCGATCTTTGCCTCGACAATCGGCTCATCGGGCAGGTCAACCCGTTTGAACCGGATACCTTGATCGACCGGGGCCGGCCTCAACGTCAGGGTCACAGTAGCGCCCGTGTGCAAAGCCGTACCGCTCAGGCTGGCGCTTTTTGCCAAAGTATGCTGGTATGAAAAAGCCATCGGCAGGAGGCCCGGATTGTTACACGCCCCTCAGCAATCGGCAATCGGCAATCATCAGGGTTAAGGATCGTTTAATCATCAATCCGCGCTCAGCAGAGGCCGGGGTGCCCGACGACCGCTGCTTGATCATCGAGCCGCGGCACCCGTGTTCCCGGCCCCTTTCGGATCGTATCCCCTTCGATCCTGCCGTTCCGCAAGCGTATGACCCGGCCCGCCTGGGCCGCCACGTCCGGGCTGTGCGTCACCACCACCAGGGTGGCGAGACGCTGCTGGTGAATCGTGCCAAACAGGGCCATGATCCGGCTCGCGTTCACCTCATCAAGGTTTCCGGTCGGTTCGTCGGCCAGCAAAAGGCGCGGCTGATGCGCCAGCGCTCGCGCCACCGCCACCCGTTGCATTTCACCGCCGCTCAGCTGTGAGGTAAAATGGCCGGCGCGCTTTCCCAGATCGACGAGGTCAAGCAACTCGCGCGCCCGCTCCTCGGCCCGGCGCAGCGATTGGCCCTGTAACTGGAGCGGAAGCGCCACATTTTCCAACACGGTCAAAGTCGGTAACAGATTGAAAAACTGGAAGACGATCCCGAGTTTTTCCCGGCGATACTTCGTCAATTCCCTCTCGGACGCACTCCCGACCGCCACGCCGTCGACCCAGATCTCACCTTCGTCGGGCCGATCCAGGCCGCCGAGCAAGTGCATCAAAGTGCTCTTGCCCGACCCCGATTCACCGGTGATCGCCACGAATTCGCCGGCGCTGATGCCAAGGCTAATCCGGTCAAGCGCCACCACCAGATTGTCACCTTGCCGGTACCGCCGGCTGACTTGTTTGAATTCAACCATCGCAACTCATTTCTAACAAATACGCGCGCCGGACTCACCGCCACTGCGCCCACGAGCCTGCGCCGCCATTTTTCGGCCGCTTGTAAACTT encodes:
- a CDS encoding bifunctional UDP-3-O-[3-hydroxymyristoyl] N-acetylglucosamine deacetylase/3-hydroxyacyl-ACP dehydratase, giving the protein MAFSYQHTLAKSASLSGTALHTGATVTLTLRPAPVDQGIRFKRVDLPDEPIVEAKIDHVKLVERATTIAEGNVKAHTVEHVLSALHGMGIDNAIVEMDANEPPIGDGSAIPYVELIKKCGLEAQPAIRRVFEVREPIHVETKSGSILTLVPDDRFRISCTQVGPAGRFTQYHSLEITPETYEQEIARARTFVFYEDLKPLLDKGLIKGGSLENAIVIRGESVMGKEPLRYPDEFVRHKILDIIGDVFLAGCRIAGHIIAIKPGHGANSELTRAIHKRHEHILAMAPPQVIPRGTGVMEAKDIMAVLPHRYPFLMVDRIISFEGENKCVGIKSVTVNEPFFPGHFPGHPVMPGVLQVEAMAQVASILLRKQSSVTSGIGYFMSADGVKFRKPVLPGDNLVIEAELVRAKGNIGKAQCRCLVNGEVTSEGTLMFAFVAQ
- a CDS encoding ABC transporter ATP-binding protein translates to MVEFKQVSRRYRQGDNLVVALDRISLGISAGEFVAITGESGSGKSTLMHLLGGLDRPDEGEIWVDGVAVGSASERELTKYRREKLGIVFQFFNLLPTLTVLENVALPLQLQGQSLRRAEERARELLDLVDLGKRAGHFTSQLSGGEMQRVAVARALAHQPRLLLADEPTGNLDEVNASRIMALFGTIHQQRLATLVVVTHSPDVAAQAGRVIRLRNGRIEGDTIRKGPGTRVPRLDDQAAVVGHPGLC